Proteins encoded in a region of the Babesia bovis T2Bo chromosome 4 map unlocalized Chr4_2, whole genome shotgun sequence genome:
- a CDS encoding TATA-box-binding protein domain protein — protein sequence MYEDGDKDSNLDFLNFIPQGDTAEENDDVGSAIPSAGATQVYYDKVDTSYSEAIQTYDEGEIALMDASLCVSRGQGVDDYTHYSKYLRPGIQVSFCGTPVVQNIVASVHLGNEIDLREIAISTRNAEYNPRKFNALILRMQNPRCTGLVFRTGRLIVTGCKTVESARLGAKRIAKMVRRELGGGIQFNDFKIENIIATFNCNVPIRLERLYEEHKLFCNYEPEIFAGLVYRIAIPCKSEAVLLVFVSGNVIVTGCRSPEDIYLIYRRMAPILCEFKH from the exons ATGTATGAAGACGGGGATAAGGACTCTAATTTGGATTTTTTGAATTTCATTCCTCAGGGTGATACTGCTGAGGAGAATGATGATGTCGGCTCTGCTATTCCATCAGCTGGAGCTACACAGGTTTACTACGATAAAGTTGACACATCATACTCTGAAGCCATACAGACGTACGATGAGGGTGAGATAGCTTTGATGGATGCATCGCTTTGTGTTTCTCGTGGTCAAGGCGTTGACGACTATACACATTACTCTAAATACTTACGTCCGGGTATCCAGG TTTCCTTTTGCGGCACTCCTGTTGTTCAGAACATTGTAGCTTCTGTACATCTTGGCAATGAGATAGATTTGCGTGAGATAGCGATATCTACTAGGAATGCTGAGTACAATCCTCGCAAGTTCAACGCTTTAATTTTGCGTATGCAAAATCCTCGTTGCACTGGATTAGTATTTCGCACTGGTCGTTTGATTGTTACTG GTTGCAAAACTGTGGAATCCGCTCGTTTGGGTGCTAAGCGTATTGCTAAGATGGTCCGTCGTGAACTGGGTGGTGGTATACAGTTCAATGATTTTAAGATTGAGAACATAATTGCTACGTTCAACTGCAACGTTCCTATTCGTTTAGAGCGACTATATGAGGAACACAAGCTGTTTTGCAACTATGAGCCGGAGATCTTTGCGG GTTTAGTCTATCGCATTGCGATTCCGTGCAAAAGTGAGGCTGTGTTATTGGTTTTCGTTTCAGGGAACGTTATAGTAACCGGCTGCCGGTCTCCTGAAGACATATATCTGATATACCGTCGTATGGCACCCATTTTATGCG